One Portunus trituberculatus isolate SZX2019 chromosome 45, ASM1759143v1, whole genome shotgun sequence DNA segment encodes these proteins:
- the LOC123519486 gene encoding uncharacterized protein LOC123519486 — translation MNLPGCLLAALALLTAAPTKVSSEKLSVLLPNQNTEFDLEHEAELDLDPRTSRPSQGLSPPLGLPIPPISQLPLAAPPAPLPTGPPASRDDRITVLVQDVAPRVTGLYELPEEEFSPEESSQGTCEAQTVVVTSRDLVVSTSISRVTVPTTVVQRYTTTQVQLQTALQTSYVTLPPIVQTNTVTSVVPTTVYRTSTRYQQQVITSTQVRLQTQFVTSRVTDYRTETQTRIVYQTVYSTQVQPTYITTTVTQQITPSCPPLLIPTPTSVGYEYAQPTNTYGSDQVTLPRTVLRQAIVMVFLCTVRFIMPTKPCRERRGC, via the exons AT GAACCTCCCAGGCTGCCTGCTGGCGGCGCTGGCACTGCTGACGGCGGCACCGACGAAGGTCAGCTCTGAGAAGCTGTCCGTGCTGCTGCCCAACCAGAACACTGAGTTTGACCTCGAGCATGAGGCGGAACTTGACCTTGACCCGCGGACCAGCCGCCCCAGCCAgggcctctcccctcccctgggCCTGCccatccctcccatctcccAGCTGCCCCTGGCCGCGCCCCCCGCCCCGCTGCCCACCGGGCCCCCAGCCTCCCGGGATGACAGGATCACCGTGCTGGTGCAGGACGTGGCGCCGCGCGTCACCG GCCTGTACGAGTTGCCGGAGGAGGAGTTCAGCCCTGAGGAATCATCCCAGGGGACGTGTGAGGCACAGACTGTGGTGGTGACCTCCAGGGACTTGGTGGTATCCACCTCCATATCACGG GTCACCGTGCCCACCACAGTGGTGCAACGGTACACCACCACACAGGTACAGCTACAAACGGCGCTGCAGACTTCCTACGTCACCCTGCCACCGATTGTACAG acaaacacagtgaCATCGGTGGTGCCCACGACAGTGTACCGCACCTCAACGCGCTACCAGCAGCAGGTGATCACCTCGACACAGGTGCGCCTTCAGACACAG TTCGTCACCTCCCGCGTCACGGACTACCGCACGGAGACACAAACCAGAATCGTGTACCAAACTGTTTACAGCACCCAAGTCCAGCCCacatacatcaccaccaccgtcacccagCAGATCACGCCCTCCTGCCCGCCCCTCCTCATTCCCACGCCCACCAGTGTAGGTTATGAGTATGCACAGCCCACTAATACCTATGGAAGTGATCAGGTTACTCTCCCTCGTACAGTGCTTCGTCAGGCAATAGTTATGGTGTTCCTGTGTACGGTCCGTTTTATCATGCCTACCAAGCCTTGTCGAGAAAGAAGAGGCTGTTGA
- the LOC123519242 gene encoding keratin, type II cytoskeletal 1b-like — protein sequence MAASDPVAMVVMAALLAAITATHGSNLGGQGGGAGGGFGGGDGGFGGGGGGGNGGIIGGLYGTPSGGGGGGGGGGGGGGACRPNIEVSVVTATQFIPTTLVSTRTRAIPTTIFREITHTRIIPTTLVSRDVITSFQPPVVQTRTQLLTETKYVTRAQILTDTQILTQTQFQRVTETSFSTRVQLSTTTLISVVTRTEQNNQIQTQFQTVFQTLTETQQLTRTEFQPTYFTQTLTSHFPVTQTSIATQRVYVTVTQTVTAPNTCGGGGGGG from the exons ATGGCGGCAAGTGACCCAGTggctatggtggtgatggcggcgctGCTGgccgccatcaccgccacacACGGCAGCAACCTCGGCGGCCAAGGGGGGGGAGCTGGAGGAGGcttcggtggtggtgatggag gcttcggtggaggaggaggcggaggaaatggaggaataatAGGAGGCTTGTACGGAACaccaagtggaggaggtggaggtggaggtggaggtggtggtggtggtggagcatgCAGACCAAACATTGAAGTCTCAGTAGTGACAGCCACGCAGTTCATTCCTACTACCCTTGTGAGCACCAGGACCCGCGCCATTCCCACCACAATCTTCAGGGAGATCACCCACACACGCATCATTCCCACCACTCTTGTCTCCAGGGACGTCATCACCTCCTTCCAGCCGCCAGTGGTGCAGACAAGGACTCAG CTACTGACGGAGACCAAGTACGTGACACGGGCCCAGATACTCACTGACACGCAGATCCTGACACAGACGCAGTTCCAGAGAGTGACAGAGACGTCCTTCAGTACCAGAGTCCAGCTGTCCACCACAACCCTCATCTCTGTGGTCACCAGGACGGAGCAGAACAACCAG ATACAAACGCAATTCCAGACAGTGTTCCAGACCCTCACGGAGACCCAGCAGCTGACGAGGACTGAATTCCAGCCAACCTACTTCACTCAGACCCTCACGTCACATTTCCCCGTGACTCAGACCTCCATAGCCACGCAGAGAGTTTATGTCACCGTCACCCAGACCGTCACTGCTCCTaatacttgtggtggtggtggtggtggtggt
- the LOC123519286 gene encoding translocon-associated protein subunit delta-like, translating into MQVVALIFAALVAVAAGETCTGAQVDAVGFTSQDATIVTKIAYIADFTLSCSNGAKDVSLYAETVDGIVGVARSVDGVKYQVSWVEDVATAVSGERPIKLYDDQGYAALRKAQRGNEDTSTVQPIAVINLYHPGAYRGPWIQSETMAILAAIFIYYYALTQKTRLMA; encoded by the exons ATGCAGGTTGTGGCTCTGATTTTTGCTGCCCTGGTGGCTGTAGCGGCTG GTGAGACGTGCACGGGGGCTCAGGTGGACGCTGTAGGCTTCACCTCGCAGGACGCCACCATTGTCACCAAGATTGCCTACATTGCTGACTTCACTCTGTCCTGCTCCAACGGTgctaag GATGTGTCGCTGTATGCCGAGACTGTGGACGGCATTGTGGGTGTGGCTCGCTCTGTTGATGGCGTCAAGTACCAG GTGAGCTGGGTGGAGGATGTGGCCACCGCTGTGTCTGGTGAGCGCCCCATCAAGCTGTATGATGACCAGGGTTATGCCGCCCTCAGgaag GCTCAGCGAGGTAATGAAGATACCTCCACTGTGCAGCCCATTGCTGTTATCAACCTGTACCACCCT GGTGCTTACCGAGGGCCCTGGATCCAGTCTGAGACGATGGCCATTCTTGCTGCTATCTTCATCTACTACTATGCTCTTACACAGAAGACTCGACTCATGGCTTAG
- the LOC123519287 gene encoding accessory gland protein Acp36DE-like, giving the protein MTLSSSSSSSSSSFPSCSSFLRFLLLLLATAAAGEAMPELLGGLAQTYGPPQNNFAAPAPAPAPPAFRPIAGPARPAQSQNNFFPAVNEFPQAPRVPSGLYDTPSFDDSFNDPVATCSPQTSVSVLTSTSFVPTTVIQTRTRALPTTVYSQVTQTQYFPSTVIQQQVVTSVAPPVIQTQTEVVNNVQYVTRARYFTVTSYITDTRLQYVTQTQTQTQFQTQFQTTTQFQTQFQTQFQTVTSTQFQTQFQTQFQTQFQTVTRTHTQFQTQFQTQIQTQFQTQFQTVTTTQFQTQFQTQFQTQFQTTTVFQTQVRTETRFSTQVQYITQTQQVPQIVTQTQFVTQTQFVTQGQSQVITQTVTTTQLQQQVVTQTQQVTQYVTQTQQGQGQVQYVTQTVTSTRIQPQYVTQTVTSTRVQAQYMTHTQQVPSYVTQTMTVQGNCGAQSFPVSTTMMAGYY; this is encoded by the exons AtgaccctctcttcctcctcctcctcttcctcctcctcttttccttcctgctcctccttcctgcgcttcctcctgctcctcttggcTACGGCGGCGGCGGGGGAAGCCATGCCGGAGCTGCTGGGGGGCCTCGCGCAAACTTACGGGCCCCCGCAG AACAACTTCGCTGCCCCGGCACCTGCCCCTGCCCCGCCTGCATTCCGCCCCATCGCTGGCCCGGCGAGACCCGCACAGAGCCAAAACAACTTCTTCCCCGCAGTGAATGAGTTCCCTCAGGCCCCTAGGGTACCGTCAGGACTCTACGACACGCCCTCCTTCGACGACTCCTTCAATGATCCTGTGGCCACGTGTAGTCCCCAGACCTCAGTGTCCGTGCTTACTTCGACCAGCTTTGTGCCAACGACGGTGATTCAGACCCGTACCCGCGCCCTGCCCACTACAGTATACTCGCAGGTGACGCAGACGCAGTACTTCCCATCTACGGTGATACAACAGCAGGTGGTGACGTCTGTGGCGCCCCCTGTCATTCAAACCCAGactgag gtggtaAATAACGTGCAGTACGTCACAAGGGCAAGATACTTCACCGTCACCTCTTACATCACCGACACGCGGCTCCAGTACGTAACACAGACGCAGACTCAGACTCAATTCCAGACACAATTCCAGACAACCACGCAATTCCAAACACAATTCCAAACACAATTCCAAACAGTCACCTCTACGCAATTCCAGACGCAGTTCCAGACGCAGTTCCAGACACAATTCCAAACGGTCACCAGAACACA CACACAATTCCAGACGCAGTTCCAGACACAGATCCAGACACAGTTCCAGACGCAATTCCAGACAGTCACCACCACGCAATTCCAGACACAATTCCAGACGCAGTTCCAGACGCAATTCCAGACCACCACAGTATTCCAGACGCAG GTACGCACCGAGACTCGCTTCAGCACACAGGTACAATACATCACCCAGACGCAGCAAGTCCCCCAGATCGTCACTCAAACGCAATTCGTCACCCAGACTCAATTTGTGACGCAGGGACAGTCTCAGGTCATCACGCAgactgtcaccaccacccaaTTGCAACAGCAGGTGGTGACACAAACCCAGCAGGTGACCCAGTACGTGACGCAGACGCAGCAGGGACAGGGGCAGGTTCAGTACGTGACGCAAACTGTGACGTCAACGCGCATTCAGCCTCAGTATGTGACGCAGACTGTGACGTCCACGAGGGTACAGGCGCAGTACATGACGCACACGCAGCAGGTTCCTTCCTACGTGACGCAGACGATGACGGTGCAAGGGAACTGTGGGGCGCAGTCCTTCCCAGTGAGTACTACAATGATGGCTGGGTATTACTGA